One genomic window of Ziziphus jujuba cultivar Dongzao chromosome 4, ASM3175591v1 includes the following:
- the LOC107433866 gene encoding uncharacterized protein LOC107433866 yields MAAKLALISSSPTTKLPLPSCSSPLSHLSHTLNISPKRTPHHYKIHAKLGGGEEEVKKGGKKKFITREEEPEQYWQTAGEREGENPMKTPLPYIIIFGMSTPFVILAIGFANGWIKVPVR; encoded by the exons ATGGCAGCCAAGCTGGCTCTGATCTCTTCTTCTCCCACCACAAAACTTCCACTCCCATCCTGTTCATCACCACTTTCTCATCTCTCTCACACTCTCAACATTTCACCAAAGAGGACGCCTCACCATTACAAAATTCATGCAAAATTAG GTGGTGGTGAGGAAGAAGTCAAGAAGGGAGGGAAGAAAAAATTTATAACCAGAGAAGAAGAACCTGAGCA GTATTGGCAAACAGCCGGAGAGAGGGAAGGTGAAAATCCCATGAAGACACCTCTTCCTTACATTATCATATTTGGCATGTCAACACCTTTTGTAATCTTAGCCATTGGTTTTGCTAATGGTTGGATAAAGGTACCTGTTCGATGA
- the LOC107433903 gene encoding alpha-1,6-mannosyl-glycoprotein 2-beta-N-acetylglucosaminyltransferase isoform X2: MGQSQFGDCAMASNKKPRLKDKPALRRFLLVVSITLLGVFLLIIHMGKDSRSKSSFELDEDSSYKFNYSQFGEELNLPKQNTLSIELEKRNQMPPRNRDLYPRLAKDHTTIVLYVHNRPRYLKVVVESLSRVVGISETLLIVSHDGYFEEMNEIIESIRFCQVKQIFAPYSPHVFLDSFPGVSPKDCKDKDDAEKKHCNGTPDQYGNHRSPKIVSLKHHWWWMMNTVWDGLQETREDSNHILFIEEDHFIYPNAYRNLQMLTALKPKKCPDCYAANLAPCDVNSRGEGWDSLVAERMGNVGYAFNRTVWRKIHKKAREFCFFDDYNWDITMWATVYPSFGGPVYSLRGPRTSAVHFGKCGLHQGQGVKNACIDNGGVKIEVDKIDKVVNIKPEWEVRVFENQPGYKAGFKGWGGWGDERDRQLCLNFARMYHLEDTASM, from the exons ATGGGTCAATCTCAGTTTGGAGATTG cGCTATGGCTTCCAACAAGAAACCCCGTTTAAAAGATAAGCCTGCACTTCGCCGCTTTCTTTTAGTAGTTTCTATTACGCTGTTGGGggtttttttattgattattcaCATGGGAAAAGATTCAAGATCCAAATCTTCATTTGAATTGGATGAGGATTCTTCTTATAAGTTTAACTATTCTCAGTTTGGAGAAGAACTTAACCTCCCCAAGCAAAATACATTGTCCATTGAATTGGAAAAACGAAACCAGATGCCCCCTAGAAATAGAGATCTATATCCAAGATTAGCCAAGGATCATACAACCATAGTTCTATATGTACACAACCGACCCCGATATTTGAAAGTAGTTGTCGAGAGCCTATCCCGGGTAGTTGGAATAAGTGAAACTCTGCTGATAGTTAGCCATGATGGTTATTTTGAAGAAATGAACGAGATTATTGAGAGTATCAGATTTTGTCAAGTCAAGCAGATATTTGCTCCTTACTCTCCCCATGTCTTCCTTGATAGCTTTCCTGGAGTCTCGCCGAAGGACTGTAAAGATAAGGATGATGCAGAAAAGAAACATTGTAATGGGACTCCTGATCAGTATGGAAACCACAGGTCTCCAAAGATCGTGTCATTGAAGCATCATTGGTGGTGGATGATGAACACTGTTTGGGATGGATTGCAAGAGACAAGGGAAGACTCGAATCATATTCTTTTCATTGAGGAGGACCACTTTATTTATCCCAATGCATACCGTAACTTACAGATGCTTACGGCATTGAAGCCTAAAAAATGCCCTGATTGCTATGCTGCAAATTTAGCACCTTGTGATGTGAATTCAAGAGGAGAAGGTTGGGATAGTTTGGTTGCAGAGAGAATGGGAAACGTGGGTTATGCTTTTAATCGGACTGTTTGGAGGAAAATCCATAAAAAGGCAAGagaattttgtttctttgatgATTATAACTGGGATATAACGATGTGGGCAACGGTATATCCCTCCTTTGGTGGTCCTGTTTACTCATTGCGAGGGCCTAGAACAAGTGCAGTTCACTTTGGAAAGTGTGGTTTGCATCAGGGCCAAGGAGTGAAAAATGCTTGCATTGACAATGGTGGTGTAAAAATCGAAGTGGATAAGATAGATAAAGTTGTCAACATCAAACCAGAATGGGAGGTCCGGGTCTTTGAGAATCAACCAGGGTATAAAGCTGGGTTCAAGGGCTGGGGAGGCTGGGGAGACGAGAGGGACCGCCAATTGTGCTTGAATTTTGCTCGTATGTACCACCTTGAAGACACTGCTTCTATGTGA
- the LOC107433903 gene encoding alpha-1,6-mannosyl-glycoprotein 2-beta-N-acetylglucosaminyltransferase isoform X1 yields MKLGFDSFYSIFSAMASNKKPRLKDKPALRRFLLVVSITLLGVFLLIIHMGKDSRSKSSFELDEDSSYKFNYSQFGEELNLPKQNTLSIELEKRNQMPPRNRDLYPRLAKDHTTIVLYVHNRPRYLKVVVESLSRVVGISETLLIVSHDGYFEEMNEIIESIRFCQVKQIFAPYSPHVFLDSFPGVSPKDCKDKDDAEKKHCNGTPDQYGNHRSPKIVSLKHHWWWMMNTVWDGLQETREDSNHILFIEEDHFIYPNAYRNLQMLTALKPKKCPDCYAANLAPCDVNSRGEGWDSLVAERMGNVGYAFNRTVWRKIHKKAREFCFFDDYNWDITMWATVYPSFGGPVYSLRGPRTSAVHFGKCGLHQGQGVKNACIDNGGVKIEVDKIDKVVNIKPEWEVRVFENQPGYKAGFKGWGGWGDERDRQLCLNFARMYHLEDTASM; encoded by the coding sequence ATGAAACTGGGTTTTGattctttttattctatttttagcGCTATGGCTTCCAACAAGAAACCCCGTTTAAAAGATAAGCCTGCACTTCGCCGCTTTCTTTTAGTAGTTTCTATTACGCTGTTGGGggtttttttattgattattcaCATGGGAAAAGATTCAAGATCCAAATCTTCATTTGAATTGGATGAGGATTCTTCTTATAAGTTTAACTATTCTCAGTTTGGAGAAGAACTTAACCTCCCCAAGCAAAATACATTGTCCATTGAATTGGAAAAACGAAACCAGATGCCCCCTAGAAATAGAGATCTATATCCAAGATTAGCCAAGGATCATACAACCATAGTTCTATATGTACACAACCGACCCCGATATTTGAAAGTAGTTGTCGAGAGCCTATCCCGGGTAGTTGGAATAAGTGAAACTCTGCTGATAGTTAGCCATGATGGTTATTTTGAAGAAATGAACGAGATTATTGAGAGTATCAGATTTTGTCAAGTCAAGCAGATATTTGCTCCTTACTCTCCCCATGTCTTCCTTGATAGCTTTCCTGGAGTCTCGCCGAAGGACTGTAAAGATAAGGATGATGCAGAAAAGAAACATTGTAATGGGACTCCTGATCAGTATGGAAACCACAGGTCTCCAAAGATCGTGTCATTGAAGCATCATTGGTGGTGGATGATGAACACTGTTTGGGATGGATTGCAAGAGACAAGGGAAGACTCGAATCATATTCTTTTCATTGAGGAGGACCACTTTATTTATCCCAATGCATACCGTAACTTACAGATGCTTACGGCATTGAAGCCTAAAAAATGCCCTGATTGCTATGCTGCAAATTTAGCACCTTGTGATGTGAATTCAAGAGGAGAAGGTTGGGATAGTTTGGTTGCAGAGAGAATGGGAAACGTGGGTTATGCTTTTAATCGGACTGTTTGGAGGAAAATCCATAAAAAGGCAAGagaattttgtttctttgatgATTATAACTGGGATATAACGATGTGGGCAACGGTATATCCCTCCTTTGGTGGTCCTGTTTACTCATTGCGAGGGCCTAGAACAAGTGCAGTTCACTTTGGAAAGTGTGGTTTGCATCAGGGCCAAGGAGTGAAAAATGCTTGCATTGACAATGGTGGTGTAAAAATCGAAGTGGATAAGATAGATAAAGTTGTCAACATCAAACCAGAATGGGAGGTCCGGGTCTTTGAGAATCAACCAGGGTATAAAGCTGGGTTCAAGGGCTGGGGAGGCTGGGGAGACGAGAGGGACCGCCAATTGTGCTTGAATTTTGCTCGTATGTACCACCTTGAAGACACTGCTTCTATGTGA